Proteins from one Psilocybe cubensis strain MGC-MH-2018 chromosome 11, whole genome shotgun sequence genomic window:
- a CDS encoding Major facilitator superfamily multidrug transporter mfsC: MGVGAALTVPSAMHMIVHLFPEPTAQSKAIGGFSTSGALGNMLGLVIGALLTSFASWPWVFYFMSILGILESIAVFFLCPPIARPKSSALEKAKRFRRLDVFGVSLVTVSLILFIFGVTSGASMGWGQAKVIAPLAISVVAMAVFFVYEAYLPEYLAAVPPKTWKYQNFGILIATALLPYMCLPLSLVGIPGTVLVTILQQKFPLKWVMFVGECITIAGTILLPFSNSKQRYWRLAFPGTLIGSFGVLVTFVTSKILNIDTVKSVAIFATTPPEAAGVVAAIFNSSLQVGCAAGIAIVTSIQTSIQITHGGPLSFVGRADGFWFLFAAVCVLTVALLLFMKDTIPPLGMKLHSQVNIAVDSNEKEAAGPLDNDEEAGDTHGEL; this comes from the exons ATGGGAGTTG GGGCCGCTTTAACTGTGCCGTCTGCAATGCACATGATCGTGCACCTATTCCCAGAACCGACAGCACAATCAAAGGCAATCGGAGGTTTTTCAACTTCTGGTGCATTGGGAAATA TGCTCGGACTTGTTATAGGCGCCCTTCTGACATCATTTGCATCTTGGCCTTGGGTGTTCTACTTCATGTCAATTCTTGGAATCTTAGAGTCCATTGCtgtattttttctttgcccCCCTATAGCGCGACCCAAGTCTTCCGCTCTCGAGAAGGCTAAGCGTTTCAGGAGACTCGATGTTTTTGGTGTCAGTCTCGTGACAG TATCCTTGATCCTTTTTATCTTTGGTGTCACTTCGGGCGCAAGTATGGGATGGGGACAGGCAAAGGTCATCGCTCCTTTAGCGATTTCGGTTGTGGCTATGGCAGTCTTCTTCGTATATGAAGCATACTTGCCGGAATACTTGGCCGCAGT ACCTCCTAAAACTTGGAAATATCAAAATTTCGGCATACTTATTGCCACTGCGTTGTTGCCATATATGTG CTTGCCACTGAGTCTGGTGGGAATTCCCGGAACCGTCCTTGTGACTATCCTACAGCAGAAATTTCCGCTCAAGTGGGTCATGTTTGTTGGAGAGTGCATCACGATTGCGGGCACTATTCTGTTGCCGTTTTCCAATTCAAAGCAGCGCTATTGGAGGCTTGCATTTCCTGGTACGCTCATTGGCTCCTTTGGTGTCCTTGTTACGTTTGTAACATCCAA AATCCTCAATATTGATACCGTCAAAAGTGTGGCAATTTTTGCTACAACCCCGCCAGAGGCTGCTGGGGTAGTCGCGGCTATTTTCAATTCTTCTCTTCAGGTGGGGTGTGCAGCAGGAATTGCGATAGTAACTTCTATTCAAACAAGCATCCAAATTACGCACGGTGGGCCGTTAAGCTTTGTCGGACGTGCGGATGGATTCTGGTTTTTATTTGCAGCCGTATGCGTCTTGACGGTGGCGTTATTGTTGTTTATGAAAGACACCATTCCACCTCTCGGAATGAAGCTCCATTCTCAGGTTAACATA
- a CDS encoding 3-O-methyltransferase 2: MSSRDQVDSLLAIIKEAAYNALDEYETYGTPAPNLDSLEPHPLDVADDKLRLKKIISKLEGACDQLCTILAPPSHTVMNRAQDFGWACLRVSVRQKIADELAQHPDGLHVDELSKKVNVHPMKLASILRVLAARHCFREVLPNSFANNRLSMNLVSDHSVSALVNLVTEEGQRSALALSDYVVDPEYGYSLDISKAVFQYRNKDVMPKGLTFYEWLQSSEQKERRQVMMKAMIGMNLVIGSLSALHAYSWSTVKSVCDVGSGMGGFSRSLLEMYPMIHVTQFDLPQTLELAKKVGISGSDEQAILILKSVREAMGPGSRALIREWDDINHLREACVTLNSDDHVLHHMSSTKGTYSEGMDVAPEPMLPNYGVGKIRLYHQDLTMMMCYNTKERTVGEMIALGEKAGLRGLKIFDLAEMCLIEFDKVD; this comes from the exons ATGTCTTCTCGTGATCAAGTCGATTCCCTCCTTGCTATTATTAAGGAAGCTGCATACAACGCCCTTGACGAATACGAAACGTATGGGACACCAGCGCCAAATCTGGACTCGCTTGAGCCCCATCCTCTTGACGTCGCCGACGACAAACTCAGGCTAAAGAAAATAATCAGTAAACTCGAGGGTGCTTGTGATCAGCTGTGCACAATCTTGGCCCCTCCCTCACACACCGTTATGAAT AGGGCTCAGGATTTCGGATGGGCGTGCCTTCGGGTCTCTGTTCGGCAAAAAATTGCAGATGAACTTGCGCAGCATCCTGACGGTCTGCACGTTGACGAGTTGTCTAAGAAGGTCAATGTCCATCCTATGAAATTAGCCTCAATTCTCCGAGTTCTGGCTGCCAGACATTGCTTCCGCGAAG TTTTGCCCAATAGTTTTGCAAATAATCGGTTGTCAATGAACCTTGTTTCCGATCATTCAGTATCAGCCTTGGTCAACCTCGTCACCGAAGAGGGTCAGAGATCTGCACTGGCTCTTTCCGACTATGTTGTCGATCCGGAATATGGGTATTCCCTCGATATATCCAAAGCAGTTTTTCAGTACAGAAACAAGGACGTTATGCCAAAAGGACTTACATTTTACGAGTGGCTTCAATCAAGC GAACAGAAGGAGAGGCGTCAA GTCATGATGAAAGCCATGATTGGAATGAATTTAGTCATAGGATCGCTGAGCGCCCTGCATG CGTATTCGTGGAGTACTGTAAAATCAGTTTGCGATGTGGGTTCAGGAATGGGCGGGTTTTCGCGTTCACTCTTAGAAATGTATCCCATGATTCATGTTACTCAGTTTGACCTACCTCAAACCCTGGAGTTGGCAAAAAAGGTGGGCATCTCAG GGAGTGACGAGCAAGCTATATTAATTCTCAAATCCGTTCGTGAAGCCATGGGTCCCGGAAGCCGAGCTCTCATCCGTGAGTGGGACGATATAAACCACCTACGGGAAGCATGTGTGACTCTAAATTCAGATGACCACGTACTTCATCATATGTCCTCAACCAAAGGGACATATTCAGAAGGTATGGACGTT GCGCCTGAACCTATGCTCCCGAACTATGGTGTTGGGAAAATCAGATTATATCATCAGGATTTaacgatgatgatgtgcTACAACACAAAGGAAAGAACTGTGGGTGAGATGATTGCCCTAGG GGAGAAGGCTGGCCTTCGTGGTTTGAAAATCTTTGATCTCGCTGAGATGTGCTTGATAGAGTTTGACAAAGTGGATTAA
- a CDS encoding Calmodulin → MRSLGQNPTEAELQDMINEVDADGNGTIDFPEFLTMMARKMRDTDSEEEIKEAFKVFDKDGNGYISAAELRHVMTNLGEKLSDNEVDEMIREADVDGDGQINYDGMCSFNSLKLCTLKA, encoded by the exons ATGCGTTCTCTTGGCCAGAACCCCACCGAGGCTGAACTACAGGATATGATCAACGAGGTCGATGCTGACGGCAACGGAACCATCGATTTCCCTGAGTTCCTGACCATGATGGCGCGAAAAATGCGAGACACAGATAGCGAGGAGGAAATTAAGGAAGCTTTCAAGGTGTTCGATAAGGATGGAAACGGCTATATCAGCGCTGCCGAGCTGAGGCATGTCATGACAAATCTCG GTGAGAAGCTGTCCGACAACGAGGTCGATGAGATGATCCGCGAAGCTGACGTGGATGGTGACGGACAAATCAACTATGATGGTATGTGTTCCTTCAACTCGTTGAAATTATGCACACTGAAGGCATAA
- a CDS encoding NADH-ubiquinone oxidoreductase 10.5 kDa subunit, translated as MSFAKAFSPALREIRILCSQTGQASAGTRQFIVSKYPIIKQHNPDLPVLVREASGTPARVFVRFERGVEKHVELDNLSAAEVETKVGQLLSS; from the exons ATGAGTTTCGCAAAGGCCTTCTCACCGGCTCTCCGAGAGATTCGCATTTTGTGCTCACAGACTGGTCAGGCATCTGCGGGAACCAG GCAATTCATCGTGTCGAAATATCCAATCATTAAGCAACACAACCCAGATCTTCCTGTATTGGTTAGAGAGGCTTCCGGAACACCTGCCAGGGTCTTTGTGAGGTTTG AGCGTGGTGTTGAGAAACATGTTGAACTAGACAACCTTTCAGCTGCAGAAGTAGAGACCAAAGTCGGTCAACTGCTGAGCTCATAA
- a CDS encoding Protein rax1, translating to MDDEKRQQDDWANSRKNRLPSFTEVLSRRTRPPVDLFMFYLFLQREGAEDILDFWLDVQQHENLCRAYFKDVRKSGRTIKEDWPQYWDYARRRGSIYGTVVGLSGDGGGTKRSTASTGEMLSEHDKRNLASLGNDEKAGYGGRSTSPRPNTAAGHSENTRVASASPVDDPPRSSTPFSLSGRTPTLFNLRRASRAPTIIPRSAAISRLDLIASAERIFYRYLSPAGNTVNSPENHEIYLPPALRIHSFPLSSSQEPKSQTELALMAQIPDIFHAQKEYCFRAMEQDAFPRFLRSKAFGNLTPISALVRLIAGLIILWIGLAAAFSLIFLDVQPKSKRFFLFIPFFLAVLFLVSHQYELDPILVFFGQSETTPFRTLTIREPYVKKLLMGRAIWVSVLVTAFMTALTLLFWAVPGHRL from the exons ATGGACGACGAAAAACGACAACAGGATGACTGGGCCAATAGCAGGAAAAACAGGTTGCCATCGTTCACTGAGGTTCTATCGAGGAGGACACGGCCGCCTGTCGACCTTTTCATGTTCTA TCTGTTTTTGCAACGTGAAGGAGCCGAAGACATCCTAGATTTCTGGCTGGACGTTCAACAGCATGAAAATCTTTGTCGTGCGTATTTCAAGGACGTCCGAAAGTCCGGACGAACTATCAAGGAAGATTGGCCGCAATACTGGGACTATGCTCGAAGAAGAGGCTCGATCTATGGAACTGTTGTCGGCTTGAGTGGGGATGGAGGCGGTACGAAAAGGAGCACAGCAAGCACTGGTGAAATGTTATCTGAACATGACAAGCGCAATCTGGCTAGTCTCGGAAACGATGAAAAGGCTGGATACGGAGGTCGGTCTACAAGCCCTCGACCAAATACTGCTGCTGGTCATTCCGAAAATACTCGAGTAGCTTCTGCATCTCCCGTCGATGACCCCCCGCGTTCTTCGACACCATTCTCTCTGTCAGGTCGCACCCCAACGTTGTTCAACCTTAGGCGCGCCTCTCGTGCGCCTACCATCATTCCTCGCTCTGCTGCCATCTCCAGGCTCGACCTCATTGCTTCTGCTGAACGCATTTTCTACCGTTATCTTTCGCCAGCCGGAAACACGGTCAATTCGCCGGAGAATCACGAAATTTATCTCCCGCCCGCGCTCAGAATCCACAGCTTTCCTCTGAGTAGCTCTCAAGAGCCCAAGTCGCAGACTGAACTTGCGTTGATGGCCCAAATACCCGATATTTTCCATGCGCAGAAGGAATACTGCTTCCGGGCGATGGAACAGGATGCCTTCCCTCGTTTCCTCCGTTCGAAAGCGTTTGGAAATCTGACACCAATATCCGCCCTGGTCCGTCTCATTGCTGGTCTCATCATTTTGTGGATCGGTCTAGCTGCCGCGTTTTCACTCATCTTCTTGGACGTACAGCCCAAATCCAAACGTTTCTTC CTCTTTATCCCCTTCTTTTTGGCGGTCCTGTTCCTTGTATCACATCAGTATGAGCTTGACCCTATCCTCGTATTCTTTGGCCAGTCTGAAACCACTCCTTTCCGCACACTCACCATTCGCGAGCCATATGTCAAGAAACTACTCATGGGTCGTGCCATCTGGGTCAGTGTTCTTGTGACGGCGTTTATGACAGCCCTAACCCTGCTGTTCTGGGCTGTGCCTGGGCACCGCCTGTAA